The nucleotide sequence TTGCATAACGATACAGGCTAAAACTACTGTTTCGGAGCACCCTTCATGAACACTTCTGGGAGTTTTCTTTCACCCCATATGAGCTTCCGTTCGTTTAGCTTGTGCCGATAAATCAGGGACGGAATTTATCGACTGAAATTCAAACAGTTCCACTATGGTACGAGAAAGCAATCTCTGAGCAAATCCCGTTCACCTTTCCCTATTCCTGCTTCTTTCGCCCGTTCTTCCCATTGTGAAATGGCAGTGGTCACTCTTTGGTGAATACTTTCAGCTCTCTTGGCATCTAGCTGAAAGTATTCTGCGACCTCATAGGCTAGCTCAACTTCGAGGGCATTGCTCACGTCATCAATATTAAGATGTAAACCCGTAGCATTCAGGGTAGGGTTAATGTCGTATGCTGGGGACAATCGCCAACCTGTCGTATCAAAAATGAATCCGTGATTCCGTAGATGATCATCGCTATTGGAAACCATAATATTAAATAACATACGTGTCCAAAGCTGCTCTAAGTCTTCTTGTGTTTTTGAGCCGCTCTGGATAAGGAATTCAGCCAGTTCTAGATAGCTTGCACCGTCATCATTACCGTCATAGTACTCCAACTGCGTCATAGCCGAAGTGAAATGAAGCCTCTTACCGTCATCTTCACGATCAAACCGCTTGGTAAGAAAGATATGATGATGCGACCCAATAGCCTGTATCTTTGATTTTGCCATATCAATACCGGCATCAAGTGCCATCTGGTAAACAACGAATTCCCATAGCCCAATATCGTAGTCATCATAACGGCTCGGGAACTTGGCTAGCCATAGAGTGTTGTCGATATCCCTCACGGATGCTTTAGGGCGTGCACCACCTAGTGACGAGCCCGGAGAGATAAGCATATTCAGCCATTTTAGGTAATCAGGGTTATCAAAGTCTGGTTTATCCTCTATACCATTCGCAGCTTGCTGTAGTTCTGGCAGTGATGTCATTGCCGGTGCGGCTAAATCGTCATTGTCATCCAAGAATGGGCCGTTATGTGAGGTACAGAAACGTAAGGCACCCATACGAAATGAGTCATGCACACCCAATAGATAATTGGTTTCGAACAGTTTGTTTGCTTTACGTTTTTCGTTGCGGGCAATCACCGCTTCTCTGCGTTGCATAAGTAACCGTCCCCAGCGGTCAGGGCATGAGTCTAGAAAGACTTTGAAATTTCTATCGTCTTCTGCGTGTTGCTCTCCTACGTATAATTGAAGGGCAGGATCGATTTGGTGAACGTACTTGGAAGCGAGCCACTTATCATCGTAATTAAAGCTAAAGTGTTCCTTACCGCGAATCACTGAGGAGCGCAACGTACCTACGAACATAGGTTCACCAGACTTAAGCCAATCAGCGTAGACGTAGATTTCCATTTTCCCGGCCCTTATCGTGTACTTTTCAACAATTCAATGTCTTGTAGCTTTCTACCAAGCACATCGTCAAGGGCTACTTTGCTTAGATCAGCTAATAGGCCAAGAACAGCGAGTACATTAACATAGTGGCCAATAGACACAGATGGATCTCCCTTAGCTATCTTGCGCAATGTCGGCTTGGAAATACCCGTTCTCTTATGCATCATATCCTGGCTTATTCCACGGCGTTTCATCGCCAGCGTTATGTTTTCGCCCAAATTATGCAGGATTTTCTGATTTTTCGGGAAGACGACCGCTCCCCGCTTAGTTTGAGTATTCTTGCTTACCATAATGAAGTTATACTTTCACTTAATATCAATAAGTGAAAGTATAGTTTCATTTTGGTGGGTTGTTCAATGATATTTTCGATTAATTGAGAAAAGTAGGCAGGGATGCAAAAAATAGCAAGAGTGAAACTATGCTTTCATTATCTTGGTCTTTAGTGAAAGCATAGTTTCATTTGCAAGGTGGTGGGATAGATTTGTTTGTATCGAGATTGGGAGACTTGCAGGTTGAGTGCAAATTAATCCAACTAAGCCTTTTTAAGCGCCTTCTTGATTTTCTTCACTTTAGCAGCGGCTTTTTTAAACTTCTTAACTTTAGCTTCTGCTTTCTTTAGTGATTTTTTAAGATCTTTCTTAGCGACTTTTTTTGCTGCTTTCTTAGGTGCTTTTACTTTCTTTGCGTCTTTCTTAGCCATCATGAGTTTCCTTTTAGCTATTTTATAAAAGCAGGGCTGATATCCAGCTTCTGCCATTTCCGTGATCGGGTGGTTTTTGTATATACATTGCATTGCTGGAGTATTTGCAATGCATATATCATTGATATGCTAAAAGTGTGATAAGTCAAGATGAGAGAGTGAAAACTGGGGAGAGAATGGCATTCTGAATTCCGGTAATCTCTCTTGGGAAATTACCGGAATTACTTTTGGAAGCTGGTGTTACTCTTCGTCAGGAAGCTTAACGTTCAGCTCCAGAACGGAAAGGTCATCGTCGCCCTGTTCAAGGGAGACATTCACCATTGAAGGATCAACTTCAACGTACTTGGCCAGTACTTTCAGAATATCTTCCTTAAGCTGGGGAAGATAAGAGACAGAAGGGTTCGCTTCACTTCTGCGTTCAGCAACAATGATCTGCAAACGCTCCTTTGCAAGGCCTGCTGAGGTTTTCTTCTGTGGACGGAAAAATTCCAGTAGTGACATCTTAACCTCCGAACAGTCGCTTGAAGATGCCTTTTTTCTCTTCCGTCAGGAATCGAAAATCCATCTGCTCTCCCAGCAAGCGTTCTACGGCATCGTCATAGGCCTGACCGGCATCTGATTGTTCATCAAAAATAACCGGAACACCTTTGTTGGATGCGTTCAGTACCGCCTGACTTTCCGGGATAACACCCAGAAGTGAGATATGCAGGATCTCCTCCACATCTTCCACGCTCAGCATTTCGCCCTGGTTTACTCGTGCAGGGTGGTAGCGGGTCAGAAGCAGGTGCTGCTTAACTGGTTCCAGCCCTTGTTCAGCGCGGCGTGATTTTGAATCCAGAATGCCGAGAATACGGTCTGAGTCACGTACGGATGAGACTTCAGGGTTGGTGGTTACAATTGCTTCATCGGCGTAGTAAAGCGCCATCAGTGCACCCTGCTCGATACCTGCCGGAGAGTCACAGATGATGAAATCAAAACCCGCTTCATCCAGCTCTTCCAGAACTCTTTCTACGCCTTCTTTTGTCAGTGCGTCTTTATCACGTGTTTGTGATGCCGGAAGGATAAACAGGTTATCGGTGCGCTTATCTTTGATAAGTGCCTGATTCAGTGTTGCTTCACCGTTGATAACGTTAACGAAGTCGTAAACGACGCGACGCTCACAACCCATGATCAGGTCAAGGTTACGCAGACCGATATCAAAATCGATAACAGCGGTTTTTTTACCTTTTAGCGCCAGTCCGGAAGCAATAGCGGCACTGGAGGTGGTCTTTCCTACGCCGCCTTTTCCGGATGTAACAACAATTATGCGTGCCATGTGTTTTTCCTTATTCCTAAAATTTTAAACTTTTAATACTTCTAACTGCAGACTGTCCTGAGGCATGGAAAGCATGGTTTTCTGTTTCCAGTACGTCTTTTCAATCTGGTCGCTGAGCCAGTAATTTCCTGCAATGGAAACCAGCTCAGCCTGTAAATCCTGACAAATTATTTTTGCTTCTTTCAGTCCGCTCGCCCCGGCTATCGCCCGTCCTCTCAGCGTTCCCTGAATATGGATATTGCCGTCAGCGATAACTTCCGCCCCGGCACTCACATGATTCAGGATGATAAGGTCACTATCCTGAGCGTAAATCTGCTGTCCGGAACGAACCGGTGTGTGAACCACCTTTGCCGGCTGCATCTCCTTAGGAGGTTGCTTGCTGTTTGTTTTGCCGGTCATCACGGCCAGACCTGCTTCTTTGGCCCGGCTTTCTGCTCTTTTATTTTTACTGCCGGTGACACCAACCGGGATCATTCCTGTGCTGGTCACTGCGTCTTTCAGCTCTGAGAAGTCGATATCTTCTGATACCTTTGAGATATCCAGAACAACAGGTGCAGAGGCAAAGAAAGCAGGTGCTTTGGACACCTTGTCACTTAAGTAACTCAAAGTATCCGAGATTGAGTTGTCAGAAAGATGAAGAACCGATAGCGTAAAGCTGCTACCCTTCAAATCAGGTGAGTTTGCCATAGTATGCACTCTTGCGGAGATATTCAGTTAATGCATGTTATAGCTGAAAATCATGACCATCAAGTTAACTTATTGCAAAAACAGCCTGTAAGTGTCTTAATGTTGGTATAGTGTCTAAAATTAACACTTTTGTGATTAAAAAATAGACGAAACCCAGAGTTAACAAGGGCTAATATGCTTTGTTCAATATATAAAAGTACAAAAAAAGATGGTGCTTATTTGTACATTCCTAAGCGGGATGATTTCTCTCAGGTACCGGAACAGCTTATGCAGATGTTCGGAAAGCCGACCTTTGTCATGTTAATAAAACTTGATGAGCGTAAGCTTGCTCAGGTGGACATTGAAAAAGTAAAAGAATCTCTTAATGAGCAGGGCTTTTTCCTGCAGTTGCCACCACCACCAGAGAATGTTCTGGAACAATTTAAAGAACTAAATCGTAAACAAAAATCCGAATAACCAACTAATCT is from Vibrio sp. JC009 and encodes:
- a CDS encoding HipA domain-containing protein, with amino-acid sequence MEIYVYADWLKSGEPMFVGTLRSSVIRGKEHFSFNYDDKWLASKYVHQIDPALQLYVGEQHAEDDRNFKVFLDSCPDRWGRLLMQRREAVIARNEKRKANKLFETNYLLGVHDSFRMGALRFCTSHNGPFLDDNDDLAAPAMTSLPELQQAANGIEDKPDFDNPDYLKWLNMLISPGSSLGGARPKASVRDIDNTLWLAKFPSRYDDYDIGLWEFVVYQMALDAGIDMAKSKIQAIGSHHHIFLTKRFDREDDGKRLHFTSAMTQLEYYDGNDDGASYLELAEFLIQSGSKTQEDLEQLWTRMLFNIMVSNSDDHLRNHGFIFDTTGWRLSPAYDINPTLNATGLHLNIDDVSNALEVELAYEVAEYFQLDAKRAESIHQRVTTAISQWEERAKEAGIGKGERDLLRDCFLVP
- a CDS encoding helix-turn-helix transcriptional regulator — translated: MVSKNTQTKRGAVVFPKNQKILHNLGENITLAMKRRGISQDMMHKRTGISKPTLRKIAKGDPSVSIGHYVNVLAVLGLLADLSKVALDDVLGRKLQDIELLKSTR
- the minE gene encoding cell division topological specificity factor MinE, with translation MSLLEFFRPQKKTSAGLAKERLQIIVAERRSEANPSVSYLPQLKEDILKVLAKYVEVDPSMVNVSLEQGDDDLSVLELNVKLPDEE
- the minD gene encoding septum site-determining protein MinD, which encodes MARIIVVTSGKGGVGKTTSSAAIASGLALKGKKTAVIDFDIGLRNLDLIMGCERRVVYDFVNVINGEATLNQALIKDKRTDNLFILPASQTRDKDALTKEGVERVLEELDEAGFDFIICDSPAGIEQGALMALYYADEAIVTTNPEVSSVRDSDRILGILDSKSRRAEQGLEPVKQHLLLTRYHPARVNQGEMLSVEDVEEILHISLLGVIPESQAVLNASNKGVPVIFDEQSDAGQAYDDAVERLLGEQMDFRFLTEEKKGIFKRLFGG
- the minC gene encoding septum site-determining protein MinC — protein: MANSPDLKGSSFTLSVLHLSDNSISDTLSYLSDKVSKAPAFFASAPVVLDISKVSEDIDFSELKDAVTSTGMIPVGVTGSKNKRAESRAKEAGLAVMTGKTNSKQPPKEMQPAKVVHTPVRSGQQIYAQDSDLIILNHVSAGAEVIADGNIHIQGTLRGRAIAGASGLKEAKIICQDLQAELVSIAGNYWLSDQIEKTYWKQKTMLSMPQDSLQLEVLKV
- a CDS encoding YcgL domain-containing protein; its protein translation is MLCSIYKSTKKDGAYLYIPKRDDFSQVPEQLMQMFGKPTFVMLIKLDERKLAQVDIEKVKESLNEQGFFLQLPPPPENVLEQFKELNRKQKSE